The nucleotide window cacctccccaccgccggcgTCCTCTTCGCCGTAGCCCGAAAGTTCTGGGGTATATACCCCAGCCCCCCCGGGCCCGGTTTAGTTTCCTGCCTAGGAtgcttcctcccctccacaacctcccttAACCCCCGTTCCCAGTACCCCGCAAGTTGGTACGGCACCGTGGGCAAGACAGGATACGTAGGCTGGATCTGGTAATCACTCGGCAGAGGCGGCTGCGCGTTGGGGACCCCCAAAAGGTGATCattctcccacctcctcctctgtctcGACCCAGGGTTTCCCTTGATCAACGCCTCCCGTTTCTTCATCGAGTCCCTTCTTGACGgggggcggcgaggaggggtgaTTGTTTGCCCTGCTGCACCCGCAGCGGGGTCAAACCTCAGCTTGAGAGCCGCGGCAGGGGGATCATGGCTATCAATCGGGATAGCGAGCGAGTTCGAGGTCCCGCGCGCGACTTGGGGGGTGATGTTCAGGGACTCGAGCGCCGAGACGGTCCAAGCTTCGATGTCGACCGTGGCTgttgaggcggaggagagggtgtgCTGATGCAGGGGGGCGGATGGgaggtgctgctgttgagggtggCTGTCGGAGTGTTCGCCGTCCtcggagggggcggagggggggtgcTGGGTGATTGCCATTGTTTTCGTATGGTCAACTAATACCAACTTGTAGATAtcgcgcgcgcgcgcaaaAGCCAGAAAATCCTCGCGAAGAGGTTGTGCGAAGAAGGGTGACGGCGAAAGCGCGTAAAGTGGCGACCGCTGGCCGTTAAACTTCCCCGGCAAGATGCCAAGAACGGGGCTTATCTCTTGGTGATAAGAACCGCGGGGCAGCTGAAATAGAGGTCCGGataggaaaagaaaagagttcaggaaaaggaaaaggtgAGAGGAAAGGTTgaaaagtaaataaaagaaatcctCCCCAGTCCCAGAAGCGGTGAAACAATGCTTAGGAAAGATGGCCGATGATGAAAGACGGGGAGGGGATCATGACTGGCAGTGACACATTGACCATTGTCCGGGGTGAGCAGCCAATCGGAAGCGGAGCGCAAGGCATGCGGAGCTCGGCGAGTGACTCCAATTCATCATCGACGACCACATGCCTCAAAGGCACGCCTTATTGATGATGGTTCTTCGATGTCTGAGGAGGGCTCGAGGAACGGTCGATAGGCTCTGTCTGACAAGTTTCTAATGCCCACCCTTCTCAAGTCCAGGAAACACGACTCTTTTCCTTAAGCAGAGCGTTTGAACTCGAAACATTGGGGACGATAGTGAGCAGCACCAAAACAGCACAGAATAACAAAATGGTATTACCTCcaactccacctcccccaaagaCAATCCTCTATCCTACCCGCTTTTGTTGCCATagtccatccatccattcaccatcaccaaacatTACTACACCCCTCACGACCACCGATTCTGCCCCAACCCATTCAAACTactcctcaactccctcagcTCCGCCCTCCCATTCCTAACCTCATAAACcttcacccctcccctttccccttccttttcccctctccccatctccccctcctcaatatCCCCCAGcctctccatccccttcctATCCCTGTCCCCCACCATACCCAAAACACTATTCCTCACACTATTCCTCCTTTCCCCGGTATTTACTTCACTAAAattccccatcctcctcccgctaCTACCCACAGTAGAACTCCTACTCACATTACCATTCCCTATCCCCACCGGCAAAGGCGGAACCCTCGGCACTGGACTGGAAGACCACCGACTAGGCAACCAAGCGGTAAACAACCCTGATATTGGCGACGGTCTGGAAATATCCCTTCTTGGCTCGGTTGGGGACGAAGAAGGGGATGATTGCCTTCGGCGTTTGAGCATGATAAAGGATATCACTATCAGTGCTATGGCAGCTACTGACCCGACAACGGGCGCGGCGATCCAGGCGTTGCTTGAGGGGGGGTCTATGGAGGGGTCGTTGGCACCGCCGGAGAAGGTGTCGGGGAACTGATCTGGCGAGGCTGAGGGGGCAGGGAATGGGAaggccggcggcggagcGAGGGGTTCAGTGGTTGAGCTGATATCAGGGACCGCAGTGGTGGCTTCGTCTGGTAAAGCCGttgtggtggcggcgggtgGGAGCTCAATAGAAGATGGGGTTATGGATGGGTTCGCGGGAGGAGTGAAGAAGACCACCCCATTGCCGTTCGCCGCTCCCCCCGGTGGCACCGGAATAGTCGACACCCCCGGCCCGGGCGGGGGCTGATTCGGGTCAGCCGCCGCCAACACACGCGCCGAGTCCGTCCTCCGATCTGCGGCTAAATCTCCCGGGTCGGCGACGCCGGTCTTGAGATAACAGTTCTTGAACCCAAGGTTCAAGGTCGCATCGTAGCTCACGGCTGCGCACCCTGTTGTAGCAGCACACTGTCCCAAGC belongs to Podospora bellae-mahoneyi strain CBS 112042 chromosome 6, whole genome shotgun sequence and includes:
- a CDS encoding hypothetical protein (EggNog:ENOG503P0KI; COG:S), translated to MAITQHPPSAPSEDGEHSDSHPQQQHLPSAPLHQHTLSSASTATVDIEAWTVSALESLNITPQVARGTSNSLAIPIDSHDPPAAALKLRFDPAAGAAGQTITPPRRPPSRRDSMKKREALIKGNPGSRQRRRWENDHLLGVPNAQPPLPSDYQIQPTYPVLPTVPYQLAGYWERGLREVVEGRKHPRQETKPGPGGLGYIPQNFRATAKRTPAVGRWLRVLEEPVRRFVVERGLAVTVEEQERREEEEAMESEETDPEDEEIVFVGRGGDKVREGKPPVETKIKNATRRVGGEEERGMVLDTAGDDEVGGAFKRWLTHSISDYYGLDSKSVLVQGQGSKGKKVIFVGVKKQQQRKVAVKEQHLPVLPPPLWEMF
- a CDS encoding hypothetical protein (EggNog:ENOG503P8GA), with the protein product MIDHTHITMSPSHSLQRTKILNRARMNRRQNNPCTRASGNGTTIGSVQDFTLFCNTNLDGDVMERLDAFDLTACMDLCSSFHPRCDGASYDGTRCFLKTRLAPVDPRQFVRGIDSGIASFPEASSNCPALPGTQMALGTNFQVMCGFIIAGSDMSQNFAPTFQDCLGQCAATTGCAAVSYDATLNLGFKNCYLKTGVADPGDLAADRRTDSARVLAAADPNQPPPGPGVSTIPVPPGGAANGNGVVFFTPPANPSITPSSIELPPAATTTALPDEATTAVPDISSTTEPLAPPPAFPFPAPSASPDQFPDTFSGGANDPSIDPPSSNAWIAAPVVGSVAAIALIVISFIMLKRRRQSSPSSSPTEPRRDISRPSPISGLFTAWLPSRWSSSPVPRVPPLPVGIGNGNVSRSSTVGSSGRRMGNFSEVNTGERRNSVRNSVLGMVGDRDRKGMERLGDIEEGEMGRGEKEGERGGVKVYEVRNGRAELRELRSSLNGLGQNRWS